Proteins encoded by one window of Kribbella flavida DSM 17836:
- a CDS encoding histidine phosphatase family protein — protein MTTHAASAERKDRLWLVRHGETEWSRSGRHTSTTDLPLTPDGERIAAELKQRLTGHDFDLVLTSPRQRARRTAELAGFPDAEIDDDLVEWDYGDYEGITTAQIRETVPGWTVWAHPVPNGETPAQVAARLDRVNARIAAVDGDVLVFGHSHALRALTARWLELDVTEGRHFVLNTATVSVLGWDRGSPAIHQWNS, from the coding sequence GTGACGACACACGCAGCGTCAGCGGAGCGGAAGGACCGGCTCTGGCTGGTCCGGCACGGCGAGACCGAGTGGAGCAGGTCGGGGCGGCACACGTCCACCACCGACCTCCCGCTCACCCCCGACGGCGAGCGGATCGCGGCCGAGCTGAAGCAGCGGCTCACCGGTCACGACTTCGACCTGGTGCTGACCAGCCCGCGGCAACGCGCCCGGCGGACGGCCGAGCTGGCCGGCTTTCCGGACGCCGAGATCGACGACGACCTGGTGGAGTGGGACTACGGCGACTACGAGGGCATCACCACCGCGCAGATCCGGGAGACCGTGCCCGGCTGGACGGTGTGGGCGCACCCGGTGCCGAACGGTGAAACTCCCGCCCAGGTGGCCGCCCGGCTCGACCGGGTCAACGCCCGGATCGCCGCGGTCGACGGCGACGTCCTGGTGTTCGGCCACTCGCACGCGCTGCGCGCCCTGACCGCCCGCTGGCTCGAGCTGGACGTCACCGAGGGACGGCACTTCGTCCTGAACACCGCGACCGTCTCCGTGCTCGGCTGGGACCGGGGTTCTCCGGCCATCCACCAGTGGAACAGCTGA
- a CDS encoding sugar ABC transporter substrate-binding protein gives MITQTTRRRLVTGGAVLTATALALSGCGRSEDTPKAAPQATTSIGSDPATGNLTVWAMGTEGENLPKLTKAFEQANPGVKVTVTPIPWDAAHNKFTTAITAQSVPDAAMVGTTWMGEFADLDALDPTPAGIDSASFFPGALDTTKVGDVQYGVPWYVETRVVYYRKDLAAKAGITSPPTDWDGLKAMAKAMQDKAGAKYGINLQPGGQGSWQTVMPFAWSAGASVTTEDDKEFTFDTPQMQEGLKYYQSFFTEKLAGTDLPPNQTEAQFVSGQVPMFISGPWMAGSIAKLGGDKIKQNIGVFELPKNQTSTSFVGGSNFVVFKASKNKDSAWKLVKWLSDAKTQAEWFKLSTDLPAVQSAWQDPSIASDPLLPVFGKQLETAKAPPSIVSWEQVATAFDAEIEKMAKAGQTPEQTAKAIQAKAASIGTGS, from the coding sequence ATGATCACCCAGACCACCCGACGCCGGCTGGTGACCGGCGGCGCCGTTCTGACCGCCACCGCGCTGGCGCTGTCCGGTTGCGGCCGGTCCGAGGACACCCCCAAGGCGGCCCCGCAGGCCACCACCAGCATCGGCAGCGACCCCGCCACCGGGAACCTGACCGTCTGGGCGATGGGCACCGAGGGCGAGAACCTGCCCAAGCTGACCAAGGCGTTCGAGCAGGCCAACCCCGGCGTGAAGGTGACCGTCACGCCGATCCCGTGGGACGCCGCGCACAACAAGTTCACCACCGCGATCACCGCCCAGTCGGTGCCGGACGCGGCGATGGTCGGCACCACCTGGATGGGTGAGTTCGCCGACCTGGACGCGCTCGACCCGACCCCGGCCGGGATCGACAGCGCGAGCTTCTTCCCCGGCGCACTGGACACCACCAAGGTGGGCGACGTCCAGTACGGCGTCCCGTGGTACGTCGAGACGCGGGTCGTCTACTACCGCAAGGACCTGGCCGCCAAGGCCGGCATCACCAGTCCGCCGACCGACTGGGACGGGCTGAAGGCGATGGCGAAGGCGATGCAGGACAAGGCCGGCGCGAAGTACGGCATCAACCTGCAGCCCGGTGGGCAGGGGTCCTGGCAGACGGTGATGCCGTTCGCCTGGTCGGCCGGGGCGAGCGTGACCACCGAGGACGACAAGGAGTTCACCTTCGACACCCCGCAGATGCAGGAGGGGCTGAAGTACTACCAGTCGTTCTTCACCGAGAAGCTGGCCGGCACCGACCTGCCGCCGAACCAGACCGAGGCGCAGTTCGTCAGCGGCCAGGTGCCGATGTTCATCTCCGGCCCGTGGATGGCCGGCTCGATCGCCAAGCTGGGCGGCGACAAGATCAAGCAGAACATCGGCGTCTTCGAGCTGCCGAAGAACCAGACCTCGACCTCCTTCGTCGGCGGCAGCAACTTCGTCGTGTTCAAGGCGAGCAAGAACAAGGACAGCGCCTGGAAGCTGGTGAAGTGGCTGTCCGACGCCAAGACCCAGGCCGAGTGGTTCAAGCTGTCCACCGACCTGCCGGCGGTGCAGAGCGCCTGGCAGGACCCGAGCATCGCGAGCGACCCGCTGCTGCCGGTGTTCGGCAAGCAACTGGAGACCGCGAAGGCGCCGCCGTCGATCGTCAGCTGGGAGCAGGTGGCGACCGCGTTCGACGCCGAGATCGAGAAGATGGCCAAGGCCGGACAGACGCCGGAGCAGACCGCGAAGGCGATCCAGGCCAAGGCCGCGTCGATCGGGACCGGCAGCTGA
- a CDS encoding STAS domain-containing protein translates to MSDELLLTIDVDDRGADVVAKVTGELDFGTTPELLEVVEPLAASGRSLVLDLVDLTFCDSSALSALVRLHKTAAAAGGALSLARLRPQVEAAITVTMLHRLLEIHAEVPSVHGGSGRS, encoded by the coding sequence GTGAGTGACGAGTTGTTGCTGACGATCGACGTCGACGATCGCGGTGCGGATGTGGTGGCGAAGGTCACCGGTGAACTGGACTTCGGGACGACCCCGGAGCTGCTCGAGGTCGTCGAGCCGCTCGCGGCGTCGGGACGGTCACTGGTGCTCGACCTGGTGGACCTCACCTTCTGCGACTCCAGTGCGCTGAGCGCGCTGGTGCGTCTGCACAAGACCGCCGCCGCGGCGGGCGGCGCGTTGTCGCTGGCCCGGCTGCGCCCGCAGGTCGAGGCCGCGATCACCGTGACGATGCTGCACCGCCTGCTGGAGATCCACGCCGAGGTTCCCAGCGTGCACGGCGGCTCCGGCCGGTCGTGA
- a CDS encoding LacI family DNA-binding transcriptional regulator, producing MPSGPTGRPATIYDVAALAQLSIATVSRVLQGTGPVSDKARARVDQAAQELNYVPLRAARSLAVQRHEAHGLVLPDLAGPFYGDLLMGYERWAGEHGQSVVLTVTHGNPDPLRSVRDLAGRVDGLVVHGNALGLAAIQELRRTKVPVVVVAHPPVTGCDSVRTESAPSAERLATRLLDHGRRKLLFVGDPASSYDVSQRYAGFAKALAARGLEVPEPERVPLTEAAGGEFAAKLLAAKTAGPDGLVCANDELALAALQRLRAGGLEVPGDIVVTGWDDVMAARYVSPGLTTVRQPMAELGRLAAQRLHERVSGQRTRARNDVLPTELVLRDSCGTASGDAAGTAATD from the coding sequence ATGCCGTCCGGACCGACCGGCAGGCCGGCGACGATCTACGACGTCGCTGCGCTGGCACAGCTGTCGATCGCCACGGTTTCGCGAGTCCTGCAGGGCACCGGACCGGTGTCGGACAAGGCCAGGGCCCGGGTCGACCAGGCGGCGCAGGAGCTGAACTACGTACCGCTGCGCGCCGCTCGCAGTCTGGCGGTGCAACGCCACGAGGCGCACGGCTTGGTGCTGCCCGACCTGGCCGGCCCGTTCTACGGCGACTTGCTGATGGGCTACGAACGGTGGGCCGGCGAGCACGGCCAGAGCGTTGTCCTGACCGTCACGCACGGGAACCCGGATCCGTTGCGCAGCGTGCGGGACCTGGCCGGCCGGGTCGACGGACTCGTTGTGCACGGCAACGCGCTCGGCCTGGCGGCGATCCAGGAGCTGCGCCGGACGAAGGTGCCGGTGGTCGTCGTCGCGCACCCACCGGTGACCGGGTGCGACTCGGTCCGGACCGAGAGCGCGCCGAGTGCCGAGCGCCTGGCGACCAGGCTGCTGGACCACGGACGGCGCAAGCTGCTGTTCGTCGGCGACCCGGCCAGCTCGTACGACGTGTCGCAACGCTACGCGGGGTTCGCGAAGGCACTGGCGGCCCGGGGTCTGGAGGTGCCGGAGCCGGAGCGGGTACCGCTGACGGAGGCGGCCGGCGGCGAGTTCGCGGCGAAGTTGCTCGCAGCAAAGACCGCCGGGCCGGACGGACTGGTCTGCGCCAACGACGAGTTGGCGCTGGCCGCTCTGCAACGGCTACGGGCCGGCGGGCTCGAGGTCCCCGGCGACATCGTGGTGACCGGGTGGGACGACGTGATGGCGGCGCGGTACGTGTCGCCAGGGCTGACCACCGTGCGGCAGCCGATGGCCGAGCTGGGCCGGCTGGCCGCCCAGCGCCTGCACGAACGCGTGTCCGGGCAACGCACCCGCGCGCGCAACGACGTACTGCCGACAGAACTCGTGCTGCGGGACAGCTGCGGCACGGCATCGGGGGATGCAGCAGGGACAGCAGCAACCGACTGA
- a CDS encoding carbohydrate ABC transporter permease, which yields MRRTWWIYLIAVLGLVAVAAPFVWMLLGSFKTQGELLRVPPTWLPQAPTTQNYDDLFNKANFPRYFLNSTLVALVVTAGNLAFCSMIGYALAKLRFKGRNALFVLVLATLMVPGMVTFVPLFVFVTNAGLANSYPGLILPFLVSPFGVFLMRQFFSGLPDDLMDAGRVDGTSELGIFARIMLPLTRPALATLGILTFLGSWNNFLWPLVIAQTEDKYTLPVALALYSTGQNAQNFGLLMAGAVVVVVPVLVMFLVFQRHVTKGIAITGLK from the coding sequence ATGCGCCGTACCTGGTGGATCTACCTGATCGCCGTGCTCGGTCTGGTCGCGGTCGCCGCGCCGTTCGTGTGGATGCTGCTGGGCAGCTTCAAGACCCAGGGCGAACTGCTCCGGGTGCCGCCGACGTGGTTGCCGCAGGCGCCGACCACGCAGAACTACGACGATCTGTTCAACAAGGCCAACTTCCCGCGCTACTTCCTCAACTCGACGCTGGTCGCGCTGGTGGTGACCGCGGGCAACCTGGCCTTCTGCTCGATGATCGGGTACGCGCTGGCCAAGCTGCGGTTCAAGGGCCGCAACGCGCTGTTCGTGCTGGTGCTGGCGACGCTGATGGTGCCGGGCATGGTCACCTTCGTGCCGCTGTTCGTGTTCGTCACCAACGCCGGGCTGGCCAACAGCTATCCCGGCCTGATCCTGCCGTTCCTGGTGTCGCCGTTCGGCGTCTTCCTGATGCGGCAGTTCTTCTCCGGCCTGCCCGACGACCTGATGGACGCCGGCCGGGTGGACGGCACCAGCGAGCTGGGCATCTTCGCCCGGATCATGCTGCCGCTGACCCGGCCCGCGCTCGCCACGTTGGGCATCCTCACCTTCCTCGGCTCCTGGAACAACTTTCTCTGGCCGCTGGTGATCGCCCAGACCGAGGACAAGTACACCCTTCCCGTCGCCCTGGCGCTGTACTCGACCGGACAGAACGCGCAGAACTTCGGCCTGCTGATGGCCGGCGCGGTCGTGGTCGTGGTGCCGGTGCTGGTGATGTTCCTGGTGTTCCAGCGCCACGTCACCAAGGGCATAGCGATCACCGGACTCAAATAG
- a CDS encoding GNAT family N-acetyltransferase, which yields MDKNGPVRAIEHNTAELLLAMGRAGGGTQRDDPGLRWTLGGSPIDYHNAVVAADLTAEEADRAIAESLRLLRTYGVPGSWHVGPSTRPRDLGDRLLAAGFTYGGSEPGMAVEPAVLSDEPTGPGNLRIARVLDEQSLAVWAATLGRGFGEGPKEADWVASVYRHEGFDDPWRHYLGTLDGVPVATATVFLTPGVAGVYFVMTVPEARRQGIGAAITRYAVRAAADVAQYAVLGSSPAGRSVYESLGFRQYCTIDLYEWAPDS from the coding sequence ATGGACAAGAACGGACCGGTGCGGGCGATCGAGCACAACACCGCCGAACTGCTGCTGGCGATGGGCCGGGCCGGCGGCGGGACGCAGCGTGACGATCCTGGCCTGCGCTGGACCCTCGGCGGTTCGCCGATCGACTACCACAACGCCGTCGTCGCCGCCGACCTGACGGCGGAGGAGGCCGACCGGGCGATCGCCGAGTCGCTGCGCCTGCTGCGCACGTACGGCGTCCCCGGCAGCTGGCACGTCGGACCGTCGACGCGGCCGCGCGACCTCGGTGACCGGCTGCTGGCCGCGGGCTTCACCTACGGCGGCAGCGAACCCGGGATGGCCGTCGAGCCGGCCGTCCTGAGTGACGAACCGACCGGTCCCGGCAATCTCCGCATCGCCCGGGTGCTGGACGAGCAGAGCCTGGCGGTCTGGGCGGCGACGCTCGGCCGCGGCTTCGGCGAGGGGCCGAAGGAGGCGGACTGGGTCGCCTCGGTGTACCGGCACGAGGGCTTCGACGATCCCTGGCGGCACTACCTCGGCACGCTCGACGGCGTACCGGTGGCGACGGCAACCGTCTTCCTCACCCCGGGCGTCGCCGGCGTCTACTTCGTGATGACCGTGCCCGAGGCCCGGCGGCAGGGCATCGGCGCCGCGATCACCCGGTACGCCGTCCGCGCGGCCGCCGACGTCGCGCAGTACGCCGTGCTCGGCTCCTCGCCGGCCGGTCGGTCGGTCTACGAGAGCCTCGGCTTCCGGCAGTACTGCACGATCGACCTCTACGAGTGGGCGCCGGACAGTTGA
- a CDS encoding carbohydrate ABC transporter permease, translated as MRSLRRETAAAWILVLPFVALFLAFTAGPVLGSLGMSFTDIKQRDLRTPFAVNGVGFDNYLKALSDETFRQAAFNTAYFVVIGVPLTLAVALAAAVLLDRGVKRFQALFKVGYYLPVVTSIVAIAVIWRFVLSPDAGLVNTVLGWVGIDGPNWLASKTWAMPSLIAMAVWRNFGSAMIIFLAGLQGIPQTVEEAGQIDGAGPWQRFRYLILPLLRPTLLFTSVTTGIGYLQFFEEPFVMTQGGPLNSTVSVSMYTYQQFGFGNYGLATSMSYLLFVVIAVITFIQFRLLREK; from the coding sequence ATGCGATCACTGAGGCGCGAGACCGCCGCCGCGTGGATCCTCGTCCTGCCGTTCGTGGCGCTGTTCCTGGCCTTCACGGCCGGGCCGGTGCTGGGGTCGCTGGGGATGAGCTTCACCGACATCAAGCAGCGTGACCTGCGGACGCCGTTCGCGGTGAACGGGGTCGGCTTCGACAACTACCTCAAGGCGCTGTCCGACGAGACTTTCCGCCAGGCAGCGTTCAACACGGCGTACTTCGTCGTGATCGGGGTGCCGCTGACGCTGGCCGTCGCGCTGGCGGCGGCGGTGCTGCTGGACCGCGGCGTGAAGCGGTTCCAGGCGCTGTTCAAGGTCGGCTACTACCTGCCGGTGGTGACCTCGATCGTCGCGATCGCGGTGATCTGGCGGTTCGTGCTGTCGCCGGACGCCGGGCTGGTGAACACCGTGCTGGGCTGGGTCGGCATCGACGGGCCGAACTGGCTGGCCTCGAAGACCTGGGCGATGCCGTCGCTGATCGCGATGGCGGTCTGGCGCAACTTCGGCTCGGCGATGATCATCTTCCTGGCCGGCCTGCAGGGCATCCCGCAGACCGTCGAGGAGGCCGGCCAGATCGACGGTGCGGGCCCGTGGCAACGGTTCCGGTACCTGATCCTGCCGTTGCTGCGGCCGACCCTGCTGTTCACCAGCGTGACCACCGGGATCGGCTACCTGCAGTTCTTCGAGGAGCCGTTCGTGATGACCCAGGGCGGCCCGCTGAACTCGACCGTCTCGGTGTCGATGTACACCTACCAGCAGTTCGGGTTCGGCAACTACGGGCTGGCCACGTCGATGAGCTACCTGCTGTTCGTGGTGATCGCCGTGATCACCTTCATCCAGTTCCGGCTGCTGAGGGAGAAGTGA